A segment of the Anguilla anguilla isolate fAngAng1 chromosome 6, fAngAng1.pri, whole genome shotgun sequence genome:
CATCACTGTGCACGAAACCTGTATAAGTACTTAGGTCATGAACTTGGTTTCTATTTGTGTCTAATTTCCCTAAAACTTTGCATTAACCAAGCGAACACGAGTTTACTAGCTTTTGTCAGCAGCAGTGTAATAtagtttgatttaattttgtcTAACTGTTAAATCGGCGTTTCCCCCGAACTAATGTACGTTTTTGTCTCCCTCTTTTTTAAACTCATCTGTGAATAATTTCAAAGTCAAAGCCTGGCAGCTGCGGAGACCTTGCCCAGTCCAGCAGGGGGTTAAAAAGGTGAGCTCAGCTCTACATCGCAATTATGTCCTGCGCTGTACTCGCAATCGCTAATTTTGGCCAACCTGGAGCAAGTTCAGCCCACAGTAATGTGGGATTTTTCCAGCCCTACCTGTGCAGgtaaacagcattttttttctattgttggGTCATTAGAAGTTTAATTCCCAAAGAACGGCCTCGAGAGGATTGCCCAGATTGTTTTCTCAGGAACTCGACAGGGTTTGAAGGAGCACAGGGCCCAGTTTACTTGCCTCGTCAGACACCGTCATCCTCTGCCTAAAAGCTAACATGCTGTCGATGAATCTCTGCTACAAGACCGGTTGCTTTGCCTCCCCCtcacgtgcatttgtccccctgaattttgtgttttcctttacataaataaaggcatttccaccataaattgatgcagaaaaggcacaaattggtgcataaaaattcatcAGAATGCAGGAAGtgaagtgtttgacgctcaaaatttcctgggggacgACCCCCAGACCCCCGCTTAatgtgtctcccccccccgccccaatgttcaaacgaagTGTACTGACCAGCTCGGCTCATTAAACATAACGTTAGCTTTTATTAATTCAAGCAAACTGTTACAGTAAACAGTTACATAAGTTACACAGAATACCGTATTTTAACCCAGGTCTTCTCACATAGAAACAGCTAAACTTTTAAGAGCGCAGGCAAAGTAGTACAGCACAAATACATTCATGAACTTAAACATGTATGGTACAAACAATAAGGCATagtagaagaaaaataatgacaacTTCATTTTGAGAGTACAGGCCGGTTAAAGTCGGTCCACCCTTCTTCCACTGAACTGCAATGGCGCTTCATACCACAGGGTGGCGCCACATTCTTCCACTCGACTCGGCGTAGAGACGACGTTCACAGCTGCCATTTGTTCCAGAGTTTCTTtcgttttctcccccccccccccccccccttcaccccctcccctcccccagagtCAGTGTGCGTACAAACACAGTGACCCACCAGTGAGCGTCATGTGTTAGCTGCTCGCGGCGAACTGCAGTGGCTTGTTGGAACACGTACCCAATTACAAATCccgtacaaaaaaaataaaaaatgaagcagtTCGCTTCAACAGACATTTCCGTACACACACGCCGCTTGTGTCTTGGGTTGTACTAGCCAGCCTGGATCCCACAAACGGTCAGCATGGCCTGTTTGGTTCGCAGGATGTTGACAGATATGAACGGATTGCTTAGTAAGTCAGATCTCGGTGATACTGCTTTCTTGTTTCACAACCAGTAAAACTCACACCCAGGACTGtgataaaagtaataaaaagagAGTCCTGTAATATCCACCACACTTTTAACATTCTATTTTCAATTTGGTTTGTACCAGAAATTACTGGCTCTTTAAAACTgctagtattttaaaaataaataaataaaaagaaaagattacTGGTTCACTTCCATTTTCAACCAGTAGATGGTGAGATTGTAAAAGAACTGAAGAGAAAAACCTCATACCACTTTCAAAATGATACTCAACAGCGATATAAAAAGAGggcttctttatttttctctacaCAGTTCTCCTCTTAAAGGTAATTGGGgttgaaaaaagaaatttggttattttatttttaactgtacAAGAGGAGAATGTTTAtataactgaaaaaacaaaagatgtaGTGTAGAAAATGAGTACAAAACATCTGcaaaacacttgaaaaatgacTGTAACCTGGAGTGCCCCCCCCACGCCGTTCCCCTCCCCCTTAAAAAAACAGGTACCACAGATTCGGACagcacgtgggggggggggagggagggggagacggatgagtggaggaggagaagaggaggacaAGGGGAGGAGGTGTAGGAGGAGGCAGCGGCGGCGGGTCTCACTCCATCCAGTCCACCTCGTCGAACTCGGAGTCGTCCTCGGAGTCGCTGTACTCCACGGCGATGCGGCGGGACAAGATGGTGGCCACGTCGTTGCCCACGCGCTCGTGCTtggcctcctgctccctctgctcctccaccttccGCAGCTGgatccctgggggggggggggggggggggggggggcggggcggataAGGTACACTTTAATACCCTGTGGGGGCATTTTGTCCTCTGCAATATCCCGTCCTAGCCAGTGGGctgccacagtgcagcgcccggggaccaccTCCAGTTCTGGGGTGGTGTGgttggcggggtgggggtgggagggggggcggataCGGTACATTTAATGCCCTGTGGGGGCATTTTGTCCTCTGCAATATCCCGTCCTAGCTGCTTGGGCGCAGTGGGCAGCCTCTGGGACTTACACGTGCGACATGAACGGTAAACAGAGGGGGACGGGTGGCGCGGTATGACGGGTGGCACGGGATGACGGGTGGCACGGGATGACGGGCGGCACCTCGGGCgccggtcggtcggtcggtcggcaCGCGGCCGTTTCGATTTATTGTCGGACGGAACCCAGAGCGCCGCCCCACGCCAGATTTACAGGGCGAGCCCGAGCGGCAGGTTGGGAATAAAGggttagacacacacacagcgccgTAAATTAGAGACGTTACAcgacctcacacacacacacactcacactcacactcacactcacacacacacacacacacactcacactcacactcacactcacactcacactcacactcacactcacactcacactcacacacactcacactcacactcatactcaaTGCAGCGGAAGGTTCTGCGTGCTGATTGGGCCGCAGGCGCGCGAGGGGGCGGAGACTCACCCTTGCGTATGGCCTCCAGGAGCACGCTCCGGGCGTCGCTGATGACGGGCAGGTTGGAGGGGTGGCGCTTGGCGTCGTGCCCGGCGTGCGGGGAGCACACGGCGCCCGACGGGAAGGAAGGCAcggggggcgggccggggggcggcggcgtggggcagggggaggacGTCCTGGCGCCCGGGAGGGGCAgcggaggcgggggagggggcgggggcaggatCAGCCCGTCCGTCTGGGACGGGGGCGGGCCCTTGTCCCTGACCTGCTGGAGCCGAGCCGGGGAGGCGGGGTGCAGGGGCGGGGCGAtgggcggaggggcggggtgaAGCACGCCGGGGGCGATCTGGAGcggcgcggggggcggggggatggccGGGGGctggttggggagggggggtatcgggggagggggcgtgccCCGCAGGCCGGACCCGGGCATGGTGCAGGGCaaggggggcggcggcggtggcaaggggggcggaggagggggcggggcgttgGGGTTGAGGAAGACGGGCGTCCTGGCCGGGGACTGGGGACGGCTGTCTGTGAACCCAGAGCTGGAGctgagcgagacagagagagggagggagagagagagagagagagagggagagagagggagagggagagagagagggagagagagggagagagagagagagagagggggagggagagagagagggagagagagagggagagagagggagagagagagagagggggagggagagagggagggagagagagggagagagagagagagagggggagggagagagggagggagacagacagacagagagacagtgagagggagggagagagggagagaaacagagagagggagagagagagagagggagagagagagagagagggggagggagagagagagagagagggggagggagagagagagggagggagagagggagagagagagaaattatttttacttttaagacTCGTTTATTGCACAgactaaaataattaaatccacATGTCCACACAGTTCCAAACCACACCACCtatgaacaaatacaaaataaaaaactgagtaaaaaaaaaaaaaaagtgggtgaGAGCGAGAGACCaaaagagggaggaaaaaaggggagagagagagagaggagaggagttaGGCCGGTAACTCAGAACACAGCTTGGTGTGGCCAATTTTGAGAACTAAAACAAAGAAACTAAGGAAAATTGGGCCCCCCAATGCAGGGtgtgccccaccccaccccaccccaccccctgcttttaaaacatgccccctccccccagtaaTGAGAGGCAGCGCAGCCTGATGGCGGTCGCTTGGTGTAGCGCTTAACGACATCAGGCAGCTTCGCCGCTCTTTcacacgtcccccccccccccccggtggccATGTGTGTAACTGCCGcgaatcgccccccccccccccctccggtgCGCTCGCACGACCCGACGACTCCCTCCCCCGGTGTGCCGTGAATCGCCGCGCGATCTAAGCgctttttcccctcccccccccagaacgGCCCCGTCCCCGCGGCGCGGTGAAGCTCGACACGCGGCTGAGTCACGGACACTGTTTCACCTCGTCGCATCCCACCCACGGGGCGAAGCAAGAAGAGAGTTtcgatttaaaataaataataataaataaataaataattaaataaataaataaaccgctGCGATATCATTCAGCCTAGGCAGCTACGGAATGAACGTGTCCGGTGTTTGAGAGCTCCGGGTTGGATTTCTGTGCCTGACGTACAGCCGGTAATCTCATTTGAAAAGGACTCTGTTCCCTCTTCCAATTACACCCgggggaaatgaaaatgaaattgatgtcagttgttttttttttgtatatgcaGGCACAGGCGTACTTTAAGTGACACTTGAGGAAAAACAAaggattttggaaaaaaaaatgacagtttaaaaaaaataaggccGCGTGTGAAGCAGTGCTAACCGCCTCTTCTGAAGCTGAGAGAAGAGCAGAAGCTGGACAGGCCGTGTGAAGCACTGCTAACCGCTTCTGAAGCTGAGAGAAGAGCAGAAGCTGGCCAGGCCGTGTGAAGCACTGCTAACCGCTTCTGAAGCTGAGAGAAGAGCAGAAGCTGGCCAGGCCGTGTGAAGCACTGCTAACCGCTTCTGAAGCTGAGAGAAGAGCAGAAGCTGGACAGGCCGTGTGAAGCACTGCTGACCGCTTCTGAAGCTGAGAGAAGAGCAGAAGCTGGCCAGTCCCCGTGTGAAGCACTGTGGACTGCCTCTTCTGAAgctgagagcagagcagaaGCTGGCCAGGCCCCGTGTGAAGCACTGTGGACTGCCTCTTCTGAAGCTGAGAGAAGAGCAGAAGCTGGACAGGCCGTGTGAAGCACTGCTAACCGCTTCTGAAgctgagagcagagcagaaGCTGGACAGGCCGTGTGAAGCAGTGCTAACCGCTTCTGAAGCTGAGAGAAGAGCAGAAGCTGGCCAGGCCGTGTGAAGCACTGCTAACCGCTTCTGAAGCTGAGAGAAGAGCAGAAGCTGGCCAGGCCGTGTGAAGCACTGCTAACCGCTTCTGAAGCTGAGAGAAGAGCAGAAGCTGGCCAGGCCGTGTGAAGCACTGCTAACCGCTTCTGAAGCTGAGAGAAGAGCAGAAGCTGGCCAGGCCGTGTGAAGCACTGCTAACCGCTTCTGAAGCTGAGAGAGGAGTGTGGAATGAGAGCAGCGCTCTCCTCCATTTGTTCTGCTAATTAGTCCTGGCTAACTGCCGGCAGAGTCTCCTGCAGGGACCAAATCAGCGGCCTCTCTGCCGTTCAGCCAGGCGCGGGGAAGCTGAACAACCCCTtaaacacacgtgtgtgtgtgtgtgtgtgagtgtgtgtctgagtgtgtgtgtgtgtgtgtgtgagtgtgtgtctgtgtgtgcgtgagtgtgtgtgtgtgtgtctgagtgtgtgtgtgtgtgtgtgtgcgtgtgagtgtgtgtgtgtgtgtgtgtgtgagtgtgtgtgagtgtgtgtctgagtgtgtgtgagtgtgtgtgtgtctatgtctgtgtgtgtgtgagtgtgtaagcatGACTGAAATCAggtggcggtgggggaggggccgtggcggtgggggaggggccgtggcggtgggggaggggccgcggcggtgggggaggggccataCCTGATGATGGACGGGGCTTTGATGTCTCCCACAGAGtgcatggggggcgggggcgggggctcgTGGGGGCGCACGTACATCCGGTCCCCGGTCCGGTTCAGGAGCTCGTTCATCTGGCTGAACGGCAGGGCGGCCAATGAGAAGGGCCCGTCCATGTGCTCCGCAAATGTGGCCTgcctgcaggacagagagagacacacacaccgccaccgTCAGCGCTCGCGCTtctgtgccccgcccccacccgccGATGACATCACGCACAGCGggcgtccgtccgtccgtccgtctgccCGCTTTGGACCTCGGCTTGCAGCCGCGTCCGTCTGACCCTACGCTGTGGAGAGGCAAAGCACTCTGGGAAACGTATGGACTGTTCGCTCCCTTTATATATCAAggctaagagagagagagacatggagggagggaggaagaggaagggagggagagagggggagagtgagggagggggagagaaagagagatagagagagacaagagagggagagggggaaagggaggaagaggaagggagggagagagagagacagagcgggagggaggaagaggaagggagggggagtgagggagggggagagaaagagagagatagagagagggagagggggaaagggaggaagagagagagggagggagagagacagagagggaaggcgagaaaatgaaagagatagagagggagggggagagagagagagaaagggggggggactGCCTGCCTAATTTGAAGGGCTCTCATATAGAGGGACTTCCCGCGTAAGCAGTAGAATTTCAGACAGTGTAATGGAAGAGAAAATAATCTGAAAGGCTCGAGTCGCAGATGGAAATAAAGTGCTCTGTTCCGGGCTGAGGGTattgcgtccccccccccccccgaaccccgaTGAAATgcgtgggggggagggcgggatCTGCGTGGTGCACCGCGGGATTCTGCAGTTAATTGACTCTTCTCTTTGACATTTCTGGAAGCTTCCCTGGCCTGAAGCCGTTAGTGAGATGCGGTTGTCGGGGGAAGTGGATTTGTGTCCAGTTCGTGTGTGTACGTCCAGGCTTGTGtcccggggagggaggggcgctgctgctgctggacccCTGAGCAGGGAGTTTTTGGAGGCGGAAAGTTTGCTGCGTGAGTgcatgaatgtgcatgtgtacgtacgagtgtgtgtgtgcgtgtgtgtgcatgtgtttggtttGTGAGTGCATGAATGTGCACGTACAagcgagcatgtgtgtatggtcTGTGAGTGTATGAACGTGCACGTACAAGTGagaaagtgtgcatgtgtttggtttGTGAGTGCATGAATTTGCACGTACAagcgagcatgtgtgtttggtcTGTGAGTGTATGAGCGTGCACATACGAGCGTGTCCGTGCGTTTGgtctgtgagtgagagagcgtgcCCGTGCGTTTGgtctgtgagtgagcgagcgtgcCCGTGCGTTTGgtctgtgagtgagcgagcgtgcCCGTGTGTTTGgtctgtgagtgagcgagcgtgcCCGTGTGTttggtctgtgagtgagtgggcGTGCCCGTGTGTTTGgtctgtgagtgagcgagcgtgcCCGTGCGTTTGgtctgtgagtgagcgagcgtgcCCGTGTGTTTGgtctgtgagtgagcgagcgtgcCCGTGTGTTTGgtctgtgagtgagcgagcgtgcCCGTGTGTTTGgtctgtgagtgagagagcgtgcCCGTGTGAGCGTGCCCGTGTGAGCGAGCGTGCCCGTGCGTTTGgtctgtgagtgagcgagcgtgcCCGTGCGTttggtctgtgagtgagtgagcgtgccCGTGCGTTTGgtctgtgagtgagcgagcgtgcCCGTGTGTTTGgtctgtgagtgagcgagcgtgcCCGTGTGTTTGgtctgtgagtgagcgagcgtgcCCGTGTGAGCGTGCctgtgtgagcgagcgtgccCGTGCGTTTGgtctgtgagtgagcgagcgtgcCCGTGTGTTTGGTCTGAGTGTATGAGCGTGCCCGTGCGTTTGgtctgtgagtgagcgagcgtgcCCGTGTGTTTGgtctgtgagtgagcgagcgtgcCCGTGTGTTTGgtctgtgagtgagcgagcgtgcCCGTGTGAGCGAGCGTGCCCGTGTGTTTGgtctgtgagtgagcgagcgtgcCCGTGTGTTTGgtctgtgagtgagcgagcgtgcCCGTGTGtttggtctgtgagtgtgcgagcGTGCCCGTGTGAGCGAGCGTGCCCGTGTGTTTGgtctgtgagtgagcgagcgtgcCCGTTCGtttggtctgtgagtgtgtgagcgtgcccGTGTGAGCGAGCGTGCCCGTGTGAGCGTGCCCGTGTGAGCGAGCGTGCCGTACCGGGGGTCGTGGTAGGCGGCGGACCcgttggcggcggcggcgtcccgGTGCTTGTGCGGCTCGTCTCCGTGGTCCTCGGCCAGCTCGGCGCCCAGCGCCAGCTTCTGCCACTCCTTGCGCCGGTCGTGCGGCGCCCGCGGGATCTTCTCCGGCTCCGGGGGGCGGTCGATGTTCTTCAGCTGGAACGCAGGAGGGGCTCGGTTAGCACGCGCACGCCCCGCCCTCTTTTTAAAGTTTAGCCTCTGTTTGTTTTACGAGCTGGGACACGGGACGTCCACAGCGGCGCCCCGGgcttctgagcgcgctcagtgcagACGCAGACCGACCCAGAGCACTGCTGTGGCACGCCGTTCCTCTCCACACCCGCCATCCATCGCCCCCATAATGCCGCACGTGTGCAGCTCCACGTCCCGCGCGGAACAAATCAAACGCAGTGCGCAGAacgcgcatacgcacacacacacagacacacgcgcgcatgtgcacatacacgcacacagacacacatgcgcacacgcacacacacgcgcacacacacagacacagaaagggGTTCAGGAATCAGAAAGGCCATTGCCTGTAGTATTTGAGGGACGGGATTATAATAGACCACTGCCCGTTGCctcggggtgggtggggggctgggggggggggggtttaactGTCTCTCTAATTAAGGAAGGGTGTCCGTAGCTGAAGGCAGAAGCCgtggacagacaggaagtggcgtGTTGCTGATCTGAGCAGTTTCATCGCGGGCGTTAAGCTAGAGCTCTCGCACAGCGCCGTCGGTCCCCTCCAGACCTGGAAGCCCGACTTCCGCTCtctcctgtcagtcagtcagcaccCAGCTCAGGCCTCAGAGAGACACGGCGTGGGGGATCTTTAGCCCAACTGCCACTTAAACTGAGTGCTTAAGAGCTGCCACAGCCAATGCTAGACCCCGGGACCGTGCAGGACTAGTGTCTGAGattcctcctccgcccccccccccccactccccctccacctccacccccgaCTCACAGTTTACTGTTAAAAGGGCGAGGCGGCCATCTTATTTCTGCATTCTAAAAgcgtgtgtgggggcggggctctctCTCACGGTCGCCGGAGCTCATTGGTCCGCCGTCAGGCTATTGTCTGACGCAGTCGCCGTCACGCCCTGGACAGGCGTCTGCGCAGACAGAGCCTGACAGCTCGTCACAAGCCCAGTCTGCTGACACTTTCCTCACAGATACACGACAAGACCGTCAGAACAGAACACtgagatatgtgtgtgtatacacacacacacacgcacacacacagataaatgcacatacacacacacacacacacagataaatgcacatatacacacactcagacacacacacacacatataaatgcacatatacacacatacactcagacacacacacacatataaatgcgCATATACGCACATACTCTcgaacacataaatgcacatatacatacataaactcagaaacacacacacacacacacacgtattcacacgtacacgcagacacacatacaagcacatgtacacacccacacgtgcgtatatatatatgcatatttttttaatgtgcacaaATTTAAAGTAAAAGGGGTGAGTGTCGGCGAACACAGCACACCAAGCAGAACCGTGACAGGTGGAAGAGTGCGGTCGCGTCGGACGACGTGGGAGCAAGCGGCCCTCTAAGCTGGCCGAATCTGTtcggttgccatggcaacagagaCGCACACCTGCAGCgcacgcacaggtgcagccaggTGAAGTCAGGCTCCGTGTCAATTCGCTCAGTTGTGGAGCAAGCAGGGCTCCCTTGATCCCACGTCCCCCGAGGCAAAAGCAGCGCCACACAGCGACAGCTGTCTGGCCAATCCGTGaggtgttaaaaaaacaacagcagttttgGAAAAGGAAAACTACACCGTTTtcaaaaagacttttttttttttgtttgtttgttttttttttttttttgtcacacatACCTGACCTGGAAGGTCTAAATACCTATAGACCTGATCATACCTGCTGGGGTCCTGCAACTACAAAACAAATCACAATAACACACCAACACagtttcatacacacacatcagcactgcCGGGACAGAATACTTACTCTGTCCTGTCCCTGATCAGATTGTAGCAGTTGTACATAAACAGGCTAATTTAACTGCAGTGTTAAATTTCTATTCTGAATAATAACATGGAAGGAGAATTCCAGTTCTAGGACGTGCTACaatgcatcatttttatttagtacAGTTTTGGCATACAGCTTTTGAGCCCCGTTAAAAAAACATGGAGGCCCAACAGTGGATTTACATTCACTATTACACGCCCTCCAGTGTGCGCACAGTCTACAGTCAAACAGAACTTCTTTGCTCCATGTTTTTACAGCGCTACACTCCCACATTTCCCTGTGCATGCACGCCGTGGGAGACTGCGGTTCGCAGTATCCCTGTTAGCAGCGACAACGTGAAATAAACAGGATGTGCAGAATGCgttggggtttttctttttttttggtatcgtgacatgGTTTATTTACAGCACGAGCAAACAGAAAGAGCGGTGAAGCATTCCAAACACGGATTGAGAAAACACGCTCGCGACCCTGGCGCACGTGTTCGCTTAATCGCTGATGACCTCCGTTATTCAGAGTGCGTAATGAATTAGAACAGTAATGTGGACTGATTAAGGTCGATTAAGTACGCTCCATTACGTTGATTAAGTACCGGTGgataaataaacatatgaacACCCATTAGAGGAAAATCAGGCGAAAATTGCTCTCGCAATCCTGCCCCCCGGATTTAAAACGACAACGTTACGGGAAGCAGGAAAACAACAGTTGCGTGAAatgagaaggaggggggggggaacgagcCAGGTAAATGTACCTCGTTTGAAAACCATTATTAAGTGCTCTGCCCCTCCACAGTTGCTACAAAAGGGAAATGAGATGCATTTCGGCAGAATTACAGTAGCGCGAGCGCGTTTTAGTCAGACGCAAACACCCGAGCTGTCTGCGGGGATATGCAGATGACGCGATGGTTGCAGAAAGTGCTTCGGAGCCCTCTCACATCTCCGCATTGTGTTCGTAAGCTTTCGGCGGCGAAACAAAGTCTACGCCGatctcatctctctctcgcgcgctcTTACTGTTGTTCAGTTTTAGCGAGTGGCTCAAAGGGATTCCGCACTGCATCAAGAGTTCCCCCGGCCCCTCTCATCCAGAGCGGGCGGGCGCGTGTTTCTGGGTCGCGCCGCGCGAAAACCGTCAGAGAGAAACCGGAgacctcaaaaaaaacaaaaagaccgCTTTGATCTGactttgaaaatgtacaaattctCCTCAGATGACTCgctctctgggaaaaaaaaaaaaaaaaaaaaaacgttttggagggagggaaaaaaaaaaagaggtttcaTTCAAAATTCAGATTCGCTTTTTGGAACAACGCTAAAACAGcccaagaaaagaaagagaagccaACTTCAGAATGGGGTTTCCAGTGAGCAGTCACTCTCTCGTGTCAACATGCTGAATCGCGGGGAGGTGTGACTGGTGCGCGGAACGGGAAAATAAAATGCGTGATTATGGACAGCGTTATGCAGTTAACTGATGGCAGCGAGATGCGACAGAAATTATGAATCTGAAGTTGGCTGCTTGTTCAAACGGGCAGGAGGACCTCATCGTTTCATGTCAAACAAAAGAATACCACTTCATTTACAGAGGCCCAAAGCCTTTACTGACCCTGCACATGCAGACAGTGCAACTGCGTTACTGGTGGCTTTTACAGGTTCAGTGATGTTCAGCTAAAGGCCTACTTTAGTCTAATGTGGTCATaccacaaataataaataataataataataatgcacgCCTTTATTAAATCAGTAACATCTGCAGATGGGAGTTGCTCTGCTGCGACCACGGCAACCAATGACACGTGCTGGAATTCCACACGGACGCACGCTGGAATTCCACACGGACACACGCTGGAATTCCGCATGGACACATGCTGGAATTCCATACGGGCGCACGCTGGAATTCCGCACGGACGCACGCTGGAATTCCACACGGACACACGCTGGAATTCCGCATGGACACATGCTGGAATTCCATACGGACGCACGCTGGAATTCCACACGGACGCACGCTGGAATTCTGCATGGACGCACGCTGGAATTCTGCATGGACGCACGCTGGAATTCTGCATGAACGCACGCTGGAATTCTGCATGGACGCACGCTGGAATTCCGCACGGACGGCGACAGGCCCTCGTAACGTGAGCAGGGCGCGGGTGCcggaagagaaaagagaggggaaaaaaaaaaaaaaaccgggcCCTTAAAACGgcaaaaaacccccaaaaaaaacggTGACCTCATCCGTCCACAGCGCACACGTGTGCAGAATCCACAGGAAGTCTGCTGCTaagaaattgggggggggggggaggggaggggagctcGGTGCAGTTAAAAGCGTGTAAATTcggttggtggtggtgggggggggcagggggttagTTGTGAACCAATCAAATGGCAAATCAAACTGCGGGGGCTGCAGGCtggctggagggagggagggcggggtgagggggcgtggcctcagcTCTTACCTCCAGGACGatgtgggcggggtcagtgcgGTGGCGGTTAGAGCCCTCCGCTGACCCATGAAAAGGCATTTCCAGCTGCTTGGAGTCAAAGACATCAGAGAGCTCGTGAAACAGAGAGGAGCGCACGGGTTCGAGAGCCtcgattatgtgtgtgtgagtgtgttcacgtgcgtgtgtgagtgtctgtgtgtgcacgtgcatgtgcgtgtatgtgagtgtctgtgtgtgcacgtgcatgtgtgtctgtttgtgtgtgtgtgtgcatgtgcgtatgtgagtgtctgtgtgtgcacgtgcatgtgtgtctgtttgtgtgtgcgtgtgtgcatgtgcgtatgtgagtgtctgtgtatgtgtgtacgtgcatgtg
Coding sequences within it:
- the wasf1 gene encoding wiskott-Aldrich syndrome protein family member 1 isoform X1, which produces MPLVKRNIEPRHLCHTVLPRGIKNELECVTNVSLANVIRQLSSLSKYAEDLFGELFNEAHSFSFRVNSLQERVDRLSISVTQLDPKEEELSLQDITMRKAFRSSTIQDQQLFDRRTLPIPLQETFDLCEQPPPLNILTPYRDDGKEGLKFYTNPSYFFDLWREKMLQDTEDKRKEKRKQKQLEMPFHGSAEGSNRHRTDPAHIVLELQDPSRYDQVYRYLDLPGQLKNIDRPPEPEKIPRAPHDRRKEWQKLALGAELAEDHGDEPHKHRDAAAANGSAAYHDPRQATFAEHMDGPFSLAALPFSQMNELLNRTGDRMYVRPHEPPPPPPMHSVGDIKAPSIISSSSGFTDSRPQSPARTPVFLNPNAPPPPPPPLPPPPPPLPCTMPGSGLRGTPPPPIPPLPNQPPAIPPPPAPLQIAPGVLHPAPPPIAPPLHPASPARLQQVRDKGPPPSQTDGLILPPPPPPPPLPLPGARTSSPCPTPPPPGPPPVPSFPSGAVCSPHAGHDAKRHPSNLPVISDARSVLLEAIRKGIQLRKVEEQREQEAKHERVGNDVATILSRRIAVEYSDSEDDSEFDEVDWME
- the wasf1 gene encoding wiskott-Aldrich syndrome protein family member 1 isoform X4, translated to MPLVKRNIEPRHLCHTVLPRGIKNELECVTNVSLANVIRQLSSLSKYAEDLFGELFNEAHSFSFRVNSLQERVDRLSISVTQLDPKEEELSLQDITMRKAFRSSTIQDQQLFDRRTLPIPLQETFDLCEQPPPLNILTPYRDDGKEGLKFYTNPSYFFDLWREKMLQDTEDKRKEKRKQKLKNIDRPPEPEKIPRAPHDRRKEWQKLALGAELAEDHGDEPHKHRDAAAANGSAAYHDPRQATFAEHMDGPFSLAALPFSQMNELLNRTGDRMYVRPHEPPPPPPMHSVGDIKAPSIISSSSGFTDSRPQSPARTPVFLNPNAPPPPPPPLPPPPPPLPCTMPGSGLRGTPPPPIPPLPNQPPAIPPPPAPLQIAPGVLHPAPPPIAPPLHPASPARLQQVRDKGPPPSQTDGLILPPPPPPPPLPLPGARTSSPCPTPPPPGPPPVPSFPSGAVCSPHAGHDAKRHPSNLPVISDARSVLLEAIRKGIQLRKVEEQREQEAKHERVGNDVATILSRRIAVEYSDSEDDSEFDEVDWME
- the wasf1 gene encoding wiskott-Aldrich syndrome protein family member 1 isoform X3; amino-acid sequence: MPLVKRNIEPRHLCHTVLPRGIKNELECVTNVSLANVIRQLSSLSKYAEDLFGELFNEAHSFSFRVNSLQERVDRLSISVTQLDPKEEELSLQDITMRKAFRSSTIQDQQLFDRRTLPIPLQETFDLCEQPPPLNILTPYRDDGKEGLKFYTNPSYFFDLWREKMLQDTEDKRKEKRKQKLQDPSRYDQVYRYLDLPGQLKNIDRPPEPEKIPRAPHDRRKEWQKLALGAELAEDHGDEPHKHRDAAAANGSAAYHDPRQATFAEHMDGPFSLAALPFSQMNELLNRTGDRMYVRPHEPPPPPPMHSVGDIKAPSIISSSSGFTDSRPQSPARTPVFLNPNAPPPPPPPLPPPPPPLPCTMPGSGLRGTPPPPIPPLPNQPPAIPPPPAPLQIAPGVLHPAPPPIAPPLHPASPARLQQVRDKGPPPSQTDGLILPPPPPPPPLPLPGARTSSPCPTPPPPGPPPVPSFPSGAVCSPHAGHDAKRHPSNLPVISDARSVLLEAIRKGIQLRKVEEQREQEAKHERVGNDVATILSRRIAVEYSDSEDDSEFDEVDWME